The window AAGAAAGCTGGTCAATACCAAGCCTGCGATCAACAACCAGGGGTACATCTCCAAAGAATTTTACCAGCTCAAAGTAGTAGTAGGCACGTAAAAAGGCTGCCTGGGCAAGTATCTTATCTTTACCTTCAAAATCAATGTTATCCCTGTTTTCGAAGATGTAGTTTGCCCGGGTAATGCCTGCATAATTCCAGCGGAAAAGATTACGCAACTCTGCGTTAACCCCTCCGTGGGTCATGGCATCAATCTGATGCAAACCCTCGGTGTCTGTAACGCTTTCGCCACCGGCAATGGCGTTATCGGAGGCTATCTCCCCAATCCAAAGGCTTAGGTAAGAGGTTTGCAGTAAGTCATAAGCCCCGATCAGGGCACGCTCATAATCTGCAGGCGAAACAAAATAGTTGTCTGCGTCCTGAGAAAACTGTGGATCTATATCGGTAAAATCCTCACAACCAACTGTTAAAACCAGGCTGGCAAGAAGAAGCGACAGTATTTTTCTAAACTTGTTCATGTCCATTAAAAGTTAATGTTGAAGCCACCCATGATGATGCGCGCCTGCGGATAAGCACCAAAGTCAATACCTGAAGTGTTCGGATCTCCGGAAGAGAAATCAGGATCGTAGCCTCTGTAGCCTGTGAACGTATACAGGTTATTGGCAGAAACGTAAACTCTGAAACGCTCCAGGCCAAAGCGGTTAATGAGTGAACTTGGCAGCGAGTAGCCAAGCTGCAGGTTTTTTACCCTTATGAAAGAGCCGTCTTCCACAAAGAAATCGGAAAGAACCGCATTGTTATTGGCTGCAGTGGTTAAGCGTGGCTGATCGTTGGTAGAGCCATCGCCAGTCCAGCGGCCAAGCCTGTAGTTAAGCACGTTGGCCAGTGGCTGCTGACGCTCATAGTTCCTTAATATCTCATTACCGAAAGAACCAAAGATGTTAGTTGATAAATCTAATCCCCAGAAGTTAAGCCCCAGGTTAAGGCCCATGGTTACATCCGGAATGGCAGAGCCAAGGAATACTCTATCGCTGTTGTTGCTAAAGTTAACAACGCCATCACCATCCTGATCTACATAGCGGAAATCGCCCGCTGTTGCGCCTGACTGTGTTACGCCCCGGGCTGCAACTTCTTCGGCATTCTGGTAAACACCCTCGGTCTGGTAGCCAAAGAAATAACCGATGGGATAACCCACCTGCATTCTTGTTGCACTACCCCCGCCAACACCAAATGAGCCATACTGCAGAAATTCAACTCCTTCTGCCAGGCCTGTTACCTCATTATCGATGGTGGTGAGGTTGTAGCTGATGTTGAAACCAAAATTATCGTTAAGCTGGTCCTGGAAGCTGATCAGGAATTCGAAACCTTTGTTTCTCACATCACCGGCGTTGATCCATGGCGGCGCACTGCCTGGCCCGTAAGCGCCCAGCACACCGGAAACATCTGGTTGTGAAAGCAGGTCTTTGGTATTTTTAATATAGTAGTCGGTGCTAACATCCAGCCTGCCCTTCAGGAAGCTGAAGTCAAGACCTATGTTTGCCTGGCTTGTTTGCTCCCAGCGCAGATCTTCGTTGCCAAATACACCAATGGCTATACCATTTACCAGGTTATCATCGAAGGCATAAACGGCCTCGCCGCCAAGCAGCGCCCGGTAACGGAAATCGCCAATTTTATCGTTGCCGGAAATACCGTAGCTACCTCTTAATTTCAGGAATTCAACAGGACCAAAGTTGAAGAACGACTCGTCTGATATCACCCAGGCAGCTGAAGCTGTCGGGAAATAACCGTAACGGTTGTTTTTACCAAACCTGGAGGAAGCATCTCTTCTTAAAATTGCAGAGAACAGGTACTTTTCGTTAAAACCATACTCGGCTCTTAAGAAATAAGACTGTAGCCTGCTTCTGTACTGGAAAGAAGAAGTGCTGTTGCGCAGGTTAGTGCCGTTGGCCATCGAGATATCTGCATACTCCCAGGAGTTGTAGGGAATATCATAAGCTGTGCCTGTTACGTTGTCTCCCCTGTCTTCGAACATGGAGGTACCAAGGGTTCCCTTTAGCCTGTGTACATCGTTAAAGGTTCTGTCGTAATTCAGGAAGGCCTCGAGGTTATAATTAAAATAAGTACTTCTGGACTCGGTTACGTTGTTGGGCACAGGCGTTAAAACACCATTCAGTTCGGTTTCGAACGGATCCA of the Flammeovirgaceae bacterium 311 genome contains:
- a CDS encoding tonb-dependent receptor plug (COG4771 Outer membrane receptor for ferrienterochelin and colicins), whose amino-acid sequence is MKLKLPLFILFLGLTFALHGQAQTVTGTVTDQATGESLPGVAVRVKGTTRGAVTNLDGVYNVQAGGRDTLQFSFVGYIMEEVAVANRTSINILLAPDVETLSELVVVGYGTTTKKELTGAVSVVDAEAIQALNPVRLEQALQGQVAGVNISSASGSPGGALNIRIRGLSTNGNNNPLVLVDGIPYSTDGLNALNPADIESVNVLKDATAGIYGVQAANGVIIITTKKGRRNAKPTFGFDGYYGVQDAAKRLNLLNAREFAVLKNEAFGAANQPLPYPNTNLGAGTDWQDEIFQTAPIQNYNFNVNGGAEKSTYSIGASYLDQEGIIGGDKSGFKRYNARINYITELAPRVNLENILLYTNENRKTLAENGIGSVLYNTINASPLDAVFDERGRYTYLQNFSDIINPLAQIANTFNDSRVNKIVGKQELTYEINDNFTVTGRAGYNYAIVDGKTFSPLVYYGPSKAQNTASNENLDPFETELNGVLTPVPNNVTESRSTYFNYNLEAFLNYDRTFNDVHRLKGTLGTSMFEDRGDNVTGTAYDIPYNSWEYADISMANGTNLRNSTSSFQYRSRLQSYFLRAEYGFNEKYLFSAILRRDASSRFGKNNRYGYFPTASAAWVISDESFFNFGPVEFLKLRGSYGISGNDKIGDFRYRALLGGEAVYAFDDNLVNGIAIGVFGNEDLRWEQTSQANIGLDFSFLKGRLDVSTDYYIKNTKDLLSQPDVSGVLGAYGPGSAPPWINAGDVRNKGFEFLISFQDQLNDNFGFNISYNLTTIDNEVTGLAEGVEFLQYGSFGVGGGSATRMQVGYPIGYFFGYQTEGVYQNAEEVAARGVTQSGATAGDFRYVDQDGDGVVNFSNNSDRVFLGSAIPDVTMGLNLGLNFWGLDLSTNIFGSFGNEILRNYERQQPLANVLNYRLGRWTGDGSTNDQPRLTTAANNNAVLSDFFVEDGSFIRVKNLQLGYSLPSSLINRFGLERFRVYVSANNLYTFTGYRGYDPDFSSGDPNTSGIDFGAYPQARIIMGGFNINF